In Setaria italica strain Yugu1 chromosome I, Setaria_italica_v2.0, whole genome shotgun sequence, the genomic window aatttgatcaaaatcaaagaaatatgcattcgcaaaaaaaacagagaaatatGAGTTACAGACAAAGCTAAAAGAGTCTATAATTCAGACGAGAAGTATAACATATCGATTATACATGTGCAAATTAAACTTTTGCCCAGTTTGCAAGCAAGTCATGCAGGTGGCTTTCTGTTACGCCGCTATCGAGTATGAGTCACCcttgttggaaaaaaaaaatcacgcgGTAACACGAGAAAAATGCGTATGTTCGTAGCTCGCTTCGGCCGGTCTGGAGACGTTGGAGCCAAGCAGTATACGATCGTTATTCCCGAGAGCCgcggcagcaggagcaggagcagtgCACTGCGCACTGCCGCATGCACAGGGGCACAGGGCGGCAGCAGGCGCCGCAGAGGTAGGGGGACggacggagaggaggaagacgatcgAGCTGAGCTGCAGGCGACCAGGAGCCACGCGCCGGGAGGGAACCAAGGAAAAAACGTAAAGAAAGCGAGACGAAAGGGACGTGTGCATGAGCCAGGTAGCTTTCACTCGCTAATCAGTAGTCAGCCCATTTTAGTTTGTCTTTTCCCATCGGAATCGCCGGGGCCTGTCTGAAAAATGAGAAACGCAAGCTGGTTCATCAGCCTGCAGATCGATCGGTGAGAATGAAGGCATACCGCATAGTAGAACTCGTCATTGCATGTGTATACGCGTGTACATGCCATGCGGGTATGCACACCTGTTTACTCTGCATTTGCATGTGACGCGTGCAGCCTTTTGCAGGTTGTTGTTGGCTCGCTCGATCGTCTCGATCAGCTAGTTGCTCGCTCCTCCCCTCCAATTCGCCATTGAGGTGCTCTgagaggccggccggccggtggctaCTGTGGGTCGGGTAGTGGCCTCAACAGTTGCCCTAGCTACATGGCCGGTAGCTACCTATAGCTACAACGTATTGCTCACATCTCCAACTGAGGAGTGCCCCTCTCGCTCCTACTGTTGGCCTTGTAGACGGACGCGATGGATACCTTTGCCGCGATGAAAAGCTCATGCGACGGGCACATTGAAGACGGTGAATGTACATGCCAGAGATCGACAGACAGAGAGAGTTGctggagagagaaagggaaagAATGAGAGAGAGAAGTCATGGACCATGGAGGGCATGCAATTATAAAGAAGGGAAGGCTTTTGCAGTACTTTTTGGTGATTTGACCTCACACTATCCCATCACAGCcccgcctctctctctcacctCGCTCGCCGCTCGGCAACAAAAgagccagcagcggcagcagggtGCAGGGCACAGGACAGAGATCCTCTATGCACACTACACACTGCATGCcgctttctctttttttctcgcCATCGCCGTGCTACGCTTTTGATTCCTCAAATTCCGCCCGCCCTATACTTTCCCTGCCGACTGTCCACTGCGGAGTTGGTCTCCCGGGACGTGTACGGAGACACAGGGGATTCTTTAGTACGCCGTGCTTAACAGAGCCCCGCGCTGTGCTTGGGGTTGCTGGCAACTGGCATGGCTACAGCTTGCTGCTTGGCGTGGCGTTGCAGACGCTTGATCGGCGCCGTGATATGATTGATCGCCAGTAATTTGACCCGCCGATGATCAGCACGGGTCTTTCttttgtgtgtgcgtgtgtgaaGACACAGTATTTATGTTTACACAAAAAGAATCATACAATACCGAAAATCATCTCAATAGAAAACCCTTATTTACTTTACGTAGGCAATTTTTTAGGAGGACAAATTAGTTGTGGTTCTTAAGGTTACTACAGAAGAAAGATCCAAGGAACGATAGATGTTCCGAAGGCATATGTCTTGCTTGCTACGGATATATATGCCAAGTATAGTGACGGTTTAGCAATAGGTTACGTACGTGGCTAATTTCTGGCTCGTCTTCTCGTTTTTCTTTGACAATCCTTGATGAGACGTTGAAATAATTTATCATAAGAGCGTATGCATTGGAGGATTCAAAAGTCAGGAACTCTTTTTTATGTTATCTGAAAATAAAAGGGAAATTCCATTAGAAAAGGCAACCCCTAAAGGTTGCAAATACATTAAATATACGCCACGAGATATCTCATACGCAGTAGTAATATGCATGTGAACCCGACTCAATATACCTGATCTATGGTTAAGTGATTAGAAATTACCCTCCAGTTTTCGAATTTTAGAATTTAGTCCTCATTTATTTGTAATCTCCTCTTGATCTATACGCCATGTTTTTACAAATCCGGTATGTTAAAATAAAACTTCATCTTTCTCAAAGTCCAATTCAACGTGCCACGATATCCCTCACCACCATCTTCTCTACCCTAGTATTTCCTCCGGCCACCTCCACTTTCTTAACCCTATAGTCCCATTCCTTTCTCCTCCGCCCTTTTCGATGGCTTCAGTGCTATCTCTACACCCAGATCTTTCCACGTTAACTAGGTTAAGCACCATGCCACTCGCTGTCACTACCCATTGCCATCCTACTAGCGATCCACCTTCGGTTGTTGAACCTTTGATCCACGATCTTCACATAACATTATTGAacctagattttttttttgaaaaggaaaatatgTCTAAACTCCGCAACCGCATAGCCAAGTTTTTACAGTATTCTCAGCTAAAAAGCTAATGAAACAAATGGGAATCATTGAACCTAGATGCCCAGGAATGTGTTGCCTAAGAAGACAAACCTTTGTGTTAGTGTTGAAATAATTTGGTGTTTAGTAAAAGTGATGATAATTTTAATAATTTAGCAAATTAAAGTTGGCGACCTGTAAGATGAACCTCGGAAGTAAATATGACTTGTGAATGACAAATTATTGCAGGGATGCGAGATCATGGGGTTAGGAGATGGGTGGGTCCTGCGTGCCCATGTATATTTTCTTTATTGATGTGATAAGAAACTTGGATATAATTAATAATACAGTAGACGAGGCTGGTTGACCACAGGCATGCATGCTCCTAGATTTGGCTGATCCACAAATCCAGAAGTACTATGTTATATCACATCATGGAGATCACTTTACACTGGAGCTGTTCGTTGTTGTCTTCGAGTTTCCATGCATCCAAGGTGCTGCTTTACTCATGCATGTGAAACTGGCCCCCATCCATAACCCATTGCTCTGTGTTTCCACAGGCAAGCTGCCAAGCAAAGCCAATATAAAAACCACATGAAGCTGCCAAAAGCAAGGAAGCACCCACATGGAAGGCCAGCATCCCTAACCCATTTCTCCCAATCCTGTCCTCCAATATATCCATGATCTCGTGGTATGTAGACACGATGCTAATCCGGACTGCTGCTTTATTTCTCCATTTTACACTGCTGGGTGCTGGGCACTAGCTCCACGGCCTCCACGCAAACCAAGAGATATGCCCTTGCGGTCGTATATCTTTATTCCTTTCTCAGCTAGTGCCCACACCTGTTGTTCGTGGGCAGGGCGCACAGATAAACCTTTTCAGAACGTGGGGGGTCACTAGGGATAGCTACAGCAATTTTGTGATCACCTGCCCTGATCCTCGTCTCGCTCCAATTAGCAAGGTAAAATATCTGAGAAAACAGCGGCATCTACATGACTATACATGCACACAAGGCTTATCTCACCCATCCCTCCCTCCCATGGGCGGACCGACGTTAAGCCTAGAGAAGGCACGGGCATCCACTCAGGCCGGTTTGGCAGGGTGTATTTTGGCTTCGTTTCACCTATTTTGTGCAAATTGAAGCGTTACAGCGTGAAGTTGTTTTGTAAGCCAAGGCTaaatgaactagaagccggGAAGTCAGGTTTTTTTACTTCAccggctttggcttcaccgATGAAGCCGTTTTGGGAGAAGCTCTTCCAAACGGCCCCAAATTTCTGTTTCTTGTGACtacagcatgtgtttagtaaaGTTAATAAAGGTCCATGTACTAGTAGGTAGCCCTCATTTCATTTCTGCACCGATCACCCTTACATGATGTTTGTGTCTCCTACTCAATATCTCTGACCTAAGATCATAATATTGCATGCACCGATTAGTTCAATCCAAAAGCTTAAATCGGTGAGCAAATGCGAAAAATTCATTTATGCTTCAACACAATGCGCAATGGAATATAATGGCCCTGATTACTCTTACACAATTTGCTTGGAAGCAAGCCCTCTTTAATCTCGATCGGTTCGTTGGGAGATAGCTAGGGCCTCTGTGATTTGCAGAAATTGCAGCCGCAAGAAGGAAGCTAGCTATCACTGGGCAAGCTCCTGCAAATCGCAGAAATATTTTTTGAGGCAACATGTTTTCCTTTGGGGGCATTCAAAGTTACAGGATGGCAGAGCAGATTTGCAGGCCGGCTCTGGAAATTACAGGATGGCCTGAGAGTAGCCGCTCCGGTTGTGACAATTTTTCTCTCTCTGATGAGGCCTGGGCAGCCGCATGCATGTACGCTTGCCTCTGCAACAGCGATGGGCTGGTGCCACTGCCGGAGCTAGATTCCATGTCCTTACGGcctgcccggccggccggccgctagAGCTGGTCCCCGTAGCTACACGCCCGTGCCACAGTCCACTCTCCGCCGCTAGTAGTagccctcccctcccctcccctcccctcccctcccttctcttccttcAATTGTTCTCGGAGAGGAGAAACGGACAAAAGAAAAGCTCGGCGCGTCCGATCGGCGTCTGTAGGCGCGCGGCCGGGCCGGGGACCGACGCGACTGTTGAAGCTAGTGTGGCGCGCATGTGGCGCGCCGCTGCGGCCGCACGCACACGCACAGGGGCACCGCGCGCTCATGTTCCCATCGCCATGCACATCGATCGATGCAGGCATGGGCGCGTCGCAAGTTTGCAACGCGATCGAGCGTGGCGCAGCAGCGTGCGTTAAATTACATGACCCATGCATCTCCATGTGTAGTTGTGAGTTGTGGCGActtggggaaaaaaaaacgaacCAAGCAGCCAAGCATCAAGCATATATGCAGCTGCTGCTTGGTTTGGAGTCGGAGCTAGCTGAGAGCCTGAGAGCTGACCGAAACGGCGTAGGCTGCAGCAAGCTGCTGCTTGCGCTGAGCCGCTCGCTCAGAACGCAGCAGCAACCACCAAGGCGCGAAGCAAGGCCACAGCTAATAGAGTAAAAATAAACGAAAGCTTGCAGTAGTATAGGATCTAGGGACCCAGAGAAAAGGAAGGTGGCCACGCGACGCGCGCGCGTGCATATGCAGTAGCCGTACGATCCGCTAGCTAGCTCGCAAGGTCAACttagctgcaagcctgcaacctATCTACGGATCGATGCAGGAGCCATTCCTACCTTGAGCTCAATACTTCTATATGTGTATAGGCAGGTGTAACAGCAGACGGTAGAAGCTACAAATAATTTATAAGGAGCTTCGATTCGTTATGATCGGATCAGACTGCTGCCGCATGCAGGCCTGAACGGCTGAACCTGATCGGGATTCAGAAATGAATTGACAGTAGCGCTGGTGTTGGAGCAGATGTGGTCGGGTTGGAGATTCCAATCCAGGCCGACTCCGGCACTCCGCGGAAGCAGCCTAGCTTACAGGCAGCTATCGGTCGAAAGCTCGCGACGGCCGTCCGTACCTACATTGTGCGTACAGCACGGGCATCCATGCATGTCTATAACTTCGTCGTTAGCTGCGGCTACCGAGGTAATAGTACAGGTGCGAGGCCACAAAGAACAGCTACGATCCTACGAGCAAGAGGCTACCCGGGCGTCCAGTGCTCTCCATCAAGCTCCAAGCAACAAGTATGTAGATTAAACTCGGTGACTTGCAAGTTGCATAACGAGTTTATCAGACAGGCATCTATCACCCCTCAAGTTGGACGCGCTTGTGGGATCTATACCACCGGACCACCCTCTTAAAATCCCAAAGCGTTGCAAATAGTTCTCTATCTGTGTGTGTTTTTCCCAGAACATACATAGACGATTATAAAGTAATACAACAATAGTTCGTTGTGAATTAAATACACGCTTCTTGTGGTATTAAATATTTTGTCATGTTTtctaggtttcaagcaactgcAATATGACTCTTTATAATTGACATTTCTCCGCGCAAAGCAACAACGTTTCGTTGGCCTATGCGGTAGATGAAAAATCAATGCAACTGCAATATGAATCTTTATATGCTGAGGATTTCATGGACATTAAATCTTATGCCACATCATCGATCAGTGTTGCTGACTTGGCAACTTAATTATGAGGAGAGATGAGAAGAtagtttcatcctcatgaaacCCACCTGACACAGTTACCAAGTCCCATGAAACCTAATGAAACTTGCACTGAGGATGTTATAGTTTCATCTCATGacacatttgatcataactCACGCTAAAATTAAATGTTGCAAGCTGTTTATGAAATTATGCAATGAAACTGTTGCATTGAGAGTGgccatttcatttcattaaaaAGATAACATGGCAGTCTTGGTAATAGTGCAATGAAACCATGCATCGACATTCCATTGTTTTGGGGTGACGGAAGTCTGCTCCTTAGGGCAATAAATTTCCATGAGACAACTTAAAAACCTCATATTTCCATGTCTTATGCAGTGCAAATGAACTGAGAGGTTTATATCAACCCAAATATCTCCACATATATAAGATCAATGTACATTGGCCTAGTCCTGCTCCAGTTACAATTCTGGATCCACCCCTAAGAGCAaatacattgctacacgtcagcgatCTCATAGGTCGTCTAATGCAGTGCCACATAGGATTTTTTATGATATGAAGGAAAGAGGGtgaaaagagagaaagagatcgttgtttcgcgaaacaaccgcctcatgagctaaatGATGGTGTGCGCTTGTGAGCTgtgtgttcaactgaggagtCAGTTTGGGCTATGTAAACCCAACTCCGGCTTCAGATTGGGCCAATCTACAATGCAAGAGAAGCCCACTAAGGCCCAACTTTAACACACAAACAGCCCAGCATCCGTATGAAACGCTGGATCCTTTTTCTCCGCATCCGTGGGTGGCCCGACGGCTGCGCCGGCGATTACGTGCTCGCGCGCGAGCCACCACCCTTGACCGTCCGTGCCAACTTGAGCTGTAGCAGATAGATTTACTGAATAGTCGATAAAAAGTAATCACGTCTTCCAACTTCAATATTGAACATAAGTTGCTCAACGGATGTGTAGGTGTTGGAGTTCACCGCAGAACTTGCCGCTGGCGAACTCAGGAAGGTGCACGCAAAAACAATGAACACCACAATTTGGTGCTGCACTAACCGGGCAGCTTTTCTCCTTTGCAATGCTTGATTATGTAAAGGGAAAGCAAGTGCTAACTCCAGAACCATTAAACCATCAACACAAGTGCCATGCTGCTACTTCATGAAAGGAAACGACTAAAGCACCAAAGCAAAAATAAACATACAATCAGGATGACCATCAAGGATTATTTGTAACAGTAGGCATTAGCGCGCGCACTTCATAgtccatgcagcttcactagtTCCACGATGTAACTAGTCCTTACGCCTGTTCACCGACGAGGAGCTCTTCTTCAGCTCGGGCTCCTGCTGCACAGGCGGCTTCGCTTCCGGCATCGGCGCGGCCGGCAGGTTGCTGCCGCAGCTGCTGTTGCTGCGGCGCTCACGTTGGCGCTCGCCTGGTTCATCAGGAAGCTCGGCAcctgcgccgcgggcgggagcaGGAGGCCGTGGAGGTTGACGGAGAGCATGCTGGCGCAGTGGCCGCAGCGCACCGTCACCGTCTTGAACAGGCTGCTGCACGGCACGCCGACCTGCGCCGCGGAAACCAGAGATCACATTACATCAGCACAGAATGAATGAATGATCAGTAACAAACCGTCAAGAAGCGGAAGAAAGAAAGGAGTAAACACAGGCAAGCAAAGTAAAGCAGCTAAGCTATAGCAGGAGGAGCGGAAGAAGGGCGGTGTCGGGTAGGTGGGTGGGGCGCGCGCgctcggcggcgccaccgcACTGCACGTACGGCGAGGATGGTTTCGCAGCAGTTGCAGTGCACGTAGCACGGTAGCAGTGCTGCTCGGTGGGGGACGGCGCGAGGTGGTCCAGCGGGAtggcggccgacgacgaggaggacgaggacgacatCACGATAGATTTCGACGATCGAATGTAGACCGATAGATTTCGACGACATCACGATAGATTTCGGCTCCCGCACCTCCTGGGGGCTGGGGTGTAGACCGCCGCGGACAGCGTGGTGGATATATGGACCTGGGCATGGGGAAAGCGGGTGGGCGAGTAGGGCAGGTAGGAAATGGAGAGCCGTGTAATGTGGATATCGCTAGAGTAACGCGAGCCCCGATCGGTTCGTTGGGAGATAGCTAGAGCCTCTTGGATTTGCAGAACATTACAGTTGCCGGAGGAAGCTAGCAATCACAGGGCAAGCTCCTGCAAATTGCAGAAATGTGTTTTTTGAGGCAATATATTTTCTCTTTCTGGGGCATGCAGAATTACATAATGGCAGAGCAGATTTGCCGCAGGGCGGCTGGAGGTTACAGGATAGCAGTAGGccggttcaccggtttggtccAACCCGTTGGAACCAGCGAACCCAACCCGTCTTAATCCGGGAAAGTGATATTGGACGGTTTGAACGGTTTCCGGGTTAAGCCCATATATCTAGAACAGGCTAAAATGAAGACGGTTTAGAACCGGAAAGCCCAGGTAAACCCGTCGTCCCATCCGGCGGTGGATCGACATGTCGCATCTTCTCCATctagcggcagcggcggcggtggggggcgAGGACGAGGAGACCGCGGCTTCTCCTGGCAGGGGCGGTGAACTTGGAGATGAAGACGCCCCCATGGTGCTAGCTCCCCACCGCAGCTATGAAGGAAGGCAGAAGTCCAACCTTCCACGCAGTGAAGCCTCCTTGGTGATGAGGACGAGGAAATCGCAGCTTCTCTGTGCAGCGGCAGAAGGCGAGGAGGTCGTGACTTCTCTAGGCGGCAGACATAGAGATCAGGACATCCCTATGATCCAAGTTCATTGTCACAGCAGCGAAGGAAATCAGAGATCCATTCCTCGCGGTGGAGTTTTCATGGTGGCGACCCAAGGACAGGTAAACTGTTGCCCGATCCATAGTAGCGCTTGATTCTTGTTGCTCGATTCTTGTCAACATTAGGTGTTGCTAATGATTAGGGAGTGATTGGGTAGGATTTTGGTGATTAGGACAGGATGAATCATTTCAATTTCCGGTTCTTGTCAACCTTTCTGTATGATTAGGACACGATGAATCATTACAATTTCCGGTTCTTGTCAACCTTTCTTACAGAATAATGATGAGATAAATGTGGAAAATGATAAATGTGGGGGCGATTAGTTAGGATTTGGGTGATTAGGGACAGGATGTGCGAGTACATCCTGGAACTGAGGGATTTTAATGTTTCTTTCTACCTTACTAATTGATGTTTCCTGCTCTGAATGTCGCATAGTTAACTATACTTTAGTGTGTCCGTATGACACTATATCAAAAACTTTGTGGTTGTGATTCTCCAAACATTCTGTGATAGTCATTGTGAGTGAACAACCATCAGGTTTCTGAAATGTACACTCGCTGCAACCACAAGGTAGGGGGTGAACAGCTAGCTAGCTCAGTCAGAGTTGGATTCAGCTGTGCTAGTCATTGTGAATTTAGGAACTTAATATTAGTAAATGGATATTTCTTTATGATCAGCAATGGAAATGCGGCCCTAACTAGCTTACCAGTCATTGTGTCCTATTCTCCGATCAATCCTAATCAGCCTAACTGTTCAAAAATAGCCAAAGATGTTCTTGTAGTACAAGTGTCTACGGTAGCTTCAGAGTCTGCTTTTAGCATCAGTGGTCGAGTGGTTTCTCCCTTTCGGAGCTCTTTGTCACCCAAGATGGTTGAGGCACTGAGATGTGCACAGAGCTGGCTACATTCATCGCCCAGGAATGTGGATCTAGAAGAAATCATAAGAGATTTAAAAAATTGTGAAGCACTTGAAGAAGGTATCAATCATATTTATTTGTCATCAAGGTTTTTTATTATAACTTGTTAGCTTACATTAATCATCTCACTATTAGCTTACATTAATCATCAAATTGTAGAGCTTGCAGAGTTGAATTGTGGAGATTAGAGTTCCTTCCTGTCATTTGAAGCAAGAGGTATGCTTATCTCTCCAACTTCAGCTTTCTTTTTCAATAATTCAGCATTCTTGTTCAATAATTGAGCTGCCAtgtattttgttgcaccatggAGAGTCCTGCAAGTCTGAAACCATGATGTTTAATTTGTGATCCTGGATTCTGACTGAACACTTAGATTATTGAGTTTGACTTAGGTTGATGTGAATCGTAATCTTCATGACCAGAATGGCTTAAGAGGAGCCGGGCGCTTGTGACATTTTTCTCTCTCTGAGGGCCTGATGAGCAACCGCGAGCATGCATGTATGCTTGCCTCTGCAACAGCGAAGGGCTGATGCCACTGCCGGAGCTAGATTCCATGTCCTTCCGGCCAGCCGGCCGGTAGCTAGCTCTCTCGTTAGTCTCTTGAGCGTGCATCTGGTCCCCGTAGCTACACGCCTGTGCCACAGTCCACACTCCGCAGCTAGTAGTACCCCTCCCATCTCTTCCTTTACTCGGAAATTTCGTTGCCTTCCGaaataaggccttgtttagttgcccaactttgggcaACCAAAAttcctgtagcaacactgtagcgtttcgtttgtatttgtgaattattatccaaatattgactaattaggctcaaaaaattcgtctcgcaaagtacaacaaaactgtgcaattagtttttgatttcgtctacattcagtactccatgcatgtaccgcaagtttgatgtgatgaagaatcttctttttgcatagtaccaaagttgggattttggagtgaactaaacatgacctaaaTTTCGTTGTCTCGTGGAGCCACAAAGGAATGCGATGTTCCCATCACCTACGGAGTCATGGATGGTCCCAATTCAAAAACGACGGTCTGCTATTTAGATGTGGTTGTAGAATTGTTTGTGTACGTGTGGTGTGAGCGAGGTGTGCGTGTGTTCGTACATGAACAGCAACTGTATCTTGATGAGaggcaggaaaaagaaaaaagatcgTGTGTGAACAAAAGGGCCAATCTACAATGCAAAAGAAGCCCACCTAAGGCCCAAATATCACACAGAGTCACTGACAGCCCAATATCCGCAGAAACGCTGGATCTTTTCTCCGCGTCCGTGGCCCGACGGCTCCGCAGGCGGTTTACGCGTTCGCGCGCGAGCCACCACTAGTCCGTCGCCTTCCCCTGTTCGGCTGCTCCCCACGACCCCACCTCACCCTCTTCTTCCCCGCTGCACCTAGCGGCCACGGGCCACCGCTCCTCGCCTCGAACCcggaacccgccgccgccatgactCTTGCATCCACCTCCCCtatcgctgccgccgccgcccgtcccacGAAACTCCCTTCCTTCTCCCGCTGCCCCCCTCGCCGCCTGCTGCGCGTCTCCTGCCAGGCGGCGCCCGACCGCCCGGCCTGCGGGGGCGGCAATGCGTCgagcgcctcgccggcgccgcagcagcCGAGGTGGCGCGCCGCGGTATCCGCCGCGATCGCGGCGGCCGTGGTCGCCGCGGCGATGCCGGCCTACGCGGACCTGAACAGGTTCGAGGCCGAGCAGCGGGGCGAGTTCGGCATCGGCTCCGCCGCGCAGTTCGGCTCGGCCGACCTCAAGTAGGCCGgcgaatcttcttcttttggGTCTCCTCTTCATGCTCATTTAGTCGTTTTTTGTTAAATTGCGTTGCTGATTTGATGGTTTTGCGGCCTGTTTTGCAGGAAGGCCGTCCATGTTAACGAGAACTTCAGGTGGGTTCTTAATTTCGCTTGTTCAAGATAGAATTCCTCATTTCTTCCATGCCACATTCTACTGTGGCTGATAGATTTAGTGAAAATTCCATCAAGAGGAATCCTGTTTTTCAACTTCAACATTGGACATAAGTTAGCTTAGTTTCTGGCTTTCTGCCTGCTTGGGTCTGAATGCAATTTTTGCTCTCTGGAAGTGTAGGCAGTAGGCATTAGCACACACTGCCTCACTCCACACAGCTTCACTAGTTCCAGGGTATAATGATAATAATCGTGTATCGCCAAAATTGTTAAGCATGTTGGTATTGTGGCCAGAAGGTCAGATTGTGTCCGTATGCATTTTCTGACCGTTCCTTTAACTCGTATGGACAAAATGTGGAACAAATATGCTGCAGAATTACTATAAGGACACCGGAGCTAAACAGTATTCTAGGAGAATAGTTATTTATGATATGGATAACTACAGAAATAGTAGATTTGTTATTCCTAGTCTCTTATTTCCCTAATTCATCATTTATTGGTATAGGAGAGCCAACTTCACATCTGCTGACATGAGAGAGTCAGATTTCAGTGGTTCCACATTCAATGGTGCCTATCTTGAAAAGGCTGTTGCTTATAAGGCAAATTTCACTGGTGAGTGAAACAACAGCTTTTCATTATGTGGATAGTTTTTATTCATTGTCTATATTCTCGTACATGATGTGTGTAGTGTAATTGATGCACATAATTACCTTTATTTAGTGGTCAGTGGTCCTCTGATGTGCCTTAACAGGAAAGCTACTCAACCAGAGATATCAT contains:
- the LOC111257995 gene encoding protein YABBY 4-like; translation: MSSSSSSSSAAIPLDHLAPSPTEQHCYRATCTATAAKPSSPYVQCGGAAERARPTHLPDTVGVPCSSLFKTVTVRCGHCASMLSVNLHGLLLPPAAQVPSFLMNQASANVSAAATAAAAATCRPRRCRKRSRLCSRSPS
- the LOC101757082 gene encoding thylakoid lumenal protein TL20.3, chloroplastic — encoded protein: MTLASTSPIAAAAARPTKLPSFSRCPPRRLLRVSCQAAPDRPACGGGNASSASPAPQQPRWRAAVSAAIAAAVVAAAMPAYADLNRFEAEQRGEFGIGSAAQFGSADLKKAVHVNENFRRANFTSADMRESDFSGSTFNGAYLEKAVAYKANFTGADLSDTLMDRMVLNEANLTNAVLVRSVLTRSDLGGAIIEGADFSDAVIDLPQKQALCKYASGTNPITGVSTRKSLGCGNSRRNAYGSPSSPLLSAPPQKLLDRDGFCDSGTGMCDAK